Proteins from a single region of Geothrix sp. PMB-07:
- the cysT gene encoding sulfate ABC transporter permease subunit CysT: MASSTRSLTRRSLPGFGLSLGLTLAYLSAIVLIPLAALVVKASGATVAQVWHTVSDPRVLASLRLSLLASLGGAVLNLVFGVLVAWVLVRYTFPGQRVVDAMVDLPFALPTAVAGIALTKLYAPEGWLGHLLPFKVAYTPLGVLVALTFIGLPFVVRTVQPVLEELDAQQEEAAACLGASRFQTLRRVVLPHLAPALLSGFTLAFARALGEYGSVVFISGNLPFRTEIPPLLIISKLEQYDYIGATVIATLLLLISFVLLFAINRLQARLHPGAARG, translated from the coding sequence ATGGCTTCCTCCACCCGCTCCCTCACGCGCCGCTCTCTCCCTGGTTTTGGCCTCAGCCTGGGCCTCACCCTGGCCTACCTCAGCGCCATCGTGCTGATTCCTCTGGCGGCCCTGGTCGTGAAGGCCAGCGGGGCGACCGTGGCCCAGGTGTGGCACACCGTCTCCGATCCCCGCGTACTGGCCTCCCTGCGGCTGAGCCTCTTGGCCAGCCTCGGAGGGGCCGTGCTGAACCTGGTGTTCGGCGTGCTCGTGGCCTGGGTGCTGGTGCGCTACACCTTCCCGGGCCAGCGGGTGGTGGATGCCATGGTCGACCTGCCCTTCGCCCTGCCCACGGCCGTGGCGGGCATCGCCCTCACCAAGCTCTACGCGCCGGAGGGCTGGCTCGGCCACCTGCTGCCCTTCAAGGTGGCTTATACGCCGCTGGGCGTGCTGGTGGCCCTCACCTTCATCGGCCTGCCCTTCGTGGTGCGCACCGTGCAGCCCGTGCTGGAGGAACTGGACGCCCAGCAGGAGGAGGCCGCCGCCTGCCTGGGTGCCAGCCGCTTCCAGACCCTGCGGCGGGTGGTGCTGCCGCATCTGGCGCCCGCCCTCCTCTCAGGTTTCACGCTGGCCTTCGCCCGGGCCCTGGGCGAGTACGGCTCCGTGGTGTTCATCAGCGGCAACCTGCCCTTCCGCACGGAGATCCCGCCCCTCCTCATCATCAGCAAGCTCGAGCAGTACGACTACATCGGCGCCACGGTGATCGCCACCCTGCTGCTGCTGATCTCCTTCGTGCTGCTCTTTGCCATCAACCGCCTGCAGGCCAGGCTGCACCCGGGGGCCGCCCGTGGCTGA
- a CDS encoding TOBE-like domain-containing protein, whose product MAGPAHEEGARVEGYLRPHDLDLALEASPGALPATIVRIQSTGPLARVRLSAAHDQSDLEAHLTTEELGQLNLAVGQKIFVKPRRLDLFPDTSPVTAEDWVI is encoded by the coding sequence GTGGCCGGGCCTGCCCATGAAGAAGGTGCGCGGGTGGAAGGCTACCTGCGCCCCCATGACCTGGACCTCGCCCTGGAAGCGAGTCCCGGTGCCCTGCCCGCCACCATCGTCCGCATCCAGTCCACGGGCCCCCTGGCCCGTGTGCGCCTCTCCGCCGCTCACGATCAGTCCGATCTGGAAGCCCACCTGACCACCGAGGAACTGGGTCAGCTCAACCTCGCCGTGGGCCAGAAGATCTTCGTGAAGCCCCGGCGCCTGGACCTCTTCCCGGACACCTCGCCCGTCACCGCGGAAGACTGGGTGATCTGA
- a CDS encoding aspartate kinase, which produces MTLKVLKFGGSSVGSAEALRRAAGIVRDELPSGGLVVVSALKGTTDQIIDACAAAGRGDLPLAQSILAALQARHLGVATELGHLEAVRPAWEPLFARLEQLLTGMAMLGEATARARDAALAVGETLSANLAAFCFGATFQDVREVMKTDSRFGKARPQLDELRTAAAPWRQAFSDGALWVTQGFLGASPEGISTTLGRGGSDTSATLLGEALDAQEVQIWTDVDGVLTADPSLVKEAQPIPQMSLGEAEALSAFGAKVLHADSLAPGGRAGFRLVVANTLRPGASRTVILPHPPSRPAGAVTSVAYKEGISLLRFPASAGLEPPLEAARSLEEAGALRFGLIASPAGTLLAVRPETHAATEVLGTLASTGAASGLTCESGWAVVALVGEGLRADPVAALRHLAALGQEPVGGLLTGSSTVSIAFLVPESRLGDLIPRLHDRCVLGTQDSGVLGTQDSGVLGTQDHRVLGTRDHRVPGTSIQGVPGTPEQP; this is translated from the coding sequence ATGACCTTGAAAGTTCTCAAATTCGGCGGCAGCTCCGTGGGCAGTGCCGAAGCCCTCCGCCGCGCCGCGGGCATCGTCCGGGATGAGCTGCCTTCGGGCGGCCTGGTGGTGGTGTCGGCCCTCAAGGGCACCACGGATCAGATCATCGATGCCTGCGCGGCCGCAGGCCGCGGCGACCTGCCCCTGGCCCAATCCATCCTGGCCGCCCTGCAGGCGCGGCACCTCGGCGTGGCCACCGAACTGGGCCACCTGGAAGCCGTGCGCCCCGCCTGGGAGCCCCTCTTCGCGCGCTTGGAGCAGCTGCTCACGGGCATGGCCATGCTGGGCGAGGCCACGGCCCGGGCCCGCGACGCAGCCCTGGCCGTGGGCGAGACGCTGTCCGCGAATCTGGCCGCCTTCTGCTTCGGCGCCACCTTCCAGGATGTGCGCGAGGTCATGAAGACCGACTCCCGCTTCGGCAAGGCCCGTCCCCAGCTGGATGAGTTGCGCACCGCCGCGGCCCCCTGGCGCCAGGCCTTCAGCGATGGCGCTCTTTGGGTGACCCAGGGCTTCCTGGGCGCCTCACCCGAAGGGATCAGCACCACCCTGGGTCGCGGGGGTTCCGACACCAGCGCCACCCTGTTGGGCGAAGCGCTGGATGCCCAGGAAGTGCAGATCTGGACCGATGTCGATGGCGTGCTCACCGCCGACCCCAGCCTGGTGAAGGAAGCCCAGCCCATTCCCCAGATGAGCCTTGGAGAAGCAGAAGCCCTCAGCGCCTTCGGCGCCAAGGTGCTGCATGCGGATTCCCTGGCCCCCGGTGGCCGCGCGGGATTCCGCCTCGTGGTGGCCAACACGCTGCGCCCCGGCGCTTCCCGCACCGTGATCCTGCCCCATCCCCCCAGCCGCCCGGCGGGGGCCGTCACCTCCGTGGCCTACAAGGAGGGCATCAGCCTGCTGCGCTTTCCGGCCTCGGCGGGACTGGAACCGCCCCTGGAAGCGGCCCGCAGCCTGGAGGAAGCCGGCGCCCTGCGCTTCGGCCTCATCGCCAGCCCGGCAGGCACCCTGCTTGCGGTACGCCCAGAAACCCACGCGGCCACGGAGGTGCTGGGCACCCTCGCCAGCACCGGCGCCGCCTCGGGCCTGACCTGTGAATCCGGCTGGGCCGTGGTGGCCCTGGTGGGCGAAGGCCTGCGCGCCGATCCGGTCGCCGCCTTGCGCCATCTGGCCGCCCTGGGCCAGGAGCCCGTGGGCGGTCTGCTCACGGGCAGCAGCACGGTATCCATCGCCTTCCTCGTTCCCGAATCCCGGCTGGGCGATCTCATCCCCCGCCTTCACGACCGCTGTGTGCTCGGCACACAAGATTCCGGTGTGCTCGGCACACAAGATTCCGGTGTGCTCGGCACACAAGACCACCGTGTGCTGGGCACACGAGATCACCGCGTGCCCGGCACGTCAATTCAGGGCGTGCCTGGCACGCCGGAGCAACCATGA
- a CDS encoding molybdopterin oxidoreductase family protein, protein MAEWRRSVCPFDCPDACGMLVEVEDGRALSVKGDPDHFYNQGTLCPKMARYERSVHAPERLTTPLRRTGPKGKGLFEPISWDAALEEVARRWKDILAQWGGEAILPYSYAGTMGLLQRNAGHPFFHRLGASRLDRTICTPAKAAGQAAVLGTTPAPEPEAVLSADLVVLWGINALATNLHGFQFVREARRRGAKVWAVETYRTATTDQVDHVLLVRPGTDGVLAAGVMHLMVENGALDEAFLGQHVVGFEAFAREVLPQFPPAVVAARTGVDEAALRAFAEAYGAALNPQIQVGGGITRYGNGAMTTRLILCLPALQGAYLKPAGGAFLGTATGGAVPMQQLIREDFQARPTRLVNMNQLGAALDPAAEGPVKSLYVYHSNPAAVAPDQGAVRAGLLREDLFTVVHERFLTDTARYADLVLPATSSLEHPDLYRSYGHYGLQRVRAAVSPVGESRSNWATFQALAARMGFEESLFRQSEDEVIEALLSGSNPWLEGADRSALAEGRVVRMQPPGRRPPFGTPSGKVEILNPREPEPLPRPLPSHSEGDPHPLALVTAPSLYSLNSTFQEREDLPARKIASTLRLSPEDAKARAIAGGDEVIAFNDRGEVRLVAEVTERVPKGVAVVEGVAWSAFSKGRATVNALTSQRLTDRGGGSTFYDNRIEVKRA, encoded by the coding sequence ATGGCTGAGTGGCGCCGTTCCGTCTGTCCCTTCGATTGCCCTGACGCCTGCGGGATGCTGGTGGAAGTTGAAGATGGGCGGGCTCTGTCCGTGAAGGGCGACCCCGACCATTTCTACAACCAGGGCACGCTCTGCCCCAAGATGGCCCGCTACGAACGCAGTGTGCATGCCCCCGAACGCCTGACGACGCCGCTGCGGCGAACGGGCCCCAAGGGCAAGGGTCTCTTCGAACCCATCAGTTGGGACGCGGCCCTGGAGGAGGTCGCCCGGCGCTGGAAGGACATCCTGGCCCAGTGGGGCGGCGAAGCCATCCTGCCCTACTCCTATGCGGGCACCATGGGTCTGCTGCAGCGGAACGCGGGCCACCCCTTCTTCCACCGGCTCGGCGCCTCCCGGCTGGACCGCACCATCTGCACACCCGCGAAGGCCGCGGGCCAGGCCGCGGTGCTGGGCACCACGCCCGCTCCGGAGCCCGAGGCGGTATTGAGCGCGGACCTGGTGGTGCTCTGGGGCATCAACGCCCTGGCCACCAACCTGCACGGCTTCCAGTTCGTGCGTGAGGCCCGGCGCCGGGGCGCGAAGGTGTGGGCGGTGGAGACCTACCGCACCGCCACCACCGATCAGGTGGATCATGTGCTGCTGGTTCGTCCCGGCACCGACGGCGTGCTGGCCGCAGGTGTGATGCACCTGATGGTGGAGAACGGCGCCCTCGACGAGGCCTTCCTTGGACAGCACGTGGTGGGCTTCGAGGCCTTCGCGCGGGAGGTGCTTCCCCAGTTCCCTCCTGCCGTGGTGGCGGCCCGGACTGGCGTCGATGAAGCCGCCCTGCGGGCGTTCGCGGAGGCCTACGGTGCGGCCTTGAACCCGCAGATCCAGGTGGGAGGTGGCATCACGCGGTACGGCAACGGCGCCATGACCACGCGCCTCATCCTCTGCCTGCCCGCGCTCCAGGGCGCCTACCTCAAACCGGCGGGCGGCGCCTTCCTGGGCACCGCCACCGGCGGGGCCGTTCCCATGCAGCAGCTCATCCGGGAGGATTTCCAGGCCCGGCCCACCCGGCTGGTGAACATGAACCAGCTGGGCGCGGCGCTCGACCCCGCGGCGGAAGGGCCGGTGAAATCGCTCTACGTCTACCATTCCAATCCTGCCGCCGTGGCGCCGGACCAGGGTGCGGTCCGCGCCGGGCTGCTGCGGGAGGATCTCTTCACCGTCGTCCATGAGCGGTTCCTCACGGATACAGCCCGTTACGCGGATCTTGTGCTGCCCGCCACGAGTTCTCTCGAACATCCGGACCTCTACCGCTCCTACGGTCACTATGGCCTCCAGCGCGTGCGCGCCGCGGTTTCGCCCGTGGGCGAGAGCCGCTCCAACTGGGCCACCTTCCAGGCCCTGGCGGCCCGCATGGGTTTCGAGGAGTCCCTGTTTCGGCAGAGCGAGGACGAGGTGATCGAGGCCCTGCTCTCCGGTTCGAATCCCTGGCTGGAAGGAGCGGACCGCAGCGCTCTGGCCGAGGGCCGCGTCGTGCGCATGCAACCGCCGGGCCGCCGCCCACCCTTCGGGACCCCCAGCGGCAAGGTGGAGATTCTGAATCCGCGCGAGCCGGAGCCCCTGCCCAGGCCTCTGCCCAGCCACTCGGAAGGCGACCCCCATCCCCTGGCCCTGGTGACAGCGCCTTCCCTCTACAGCCTGAACAGCACCTTCCAGGAACGCGAAGACCTGCCCGCGCGGAAGATCGCCTCGACGCTGCGCCTCTCGCCGGAGGATGCCAAGGCGCGGGCCATCGCGGGTGGTGATGAGGTGATCGCCTTCAATGATCGGGGCGAGGTGAGGTTGGTGGCGGAAGTCACGGAACGGGTGCCCAAGGGCGTGGCCGTGGTGGAAGGTGTGGCGTGGTCTGCCTTCTCCAAGGGACGCGCCACCGTCAACGCGCTGACCAGCCAGCGGCTCACGGATCGGGGCGGTGGCAGCACGTTCTACGACAACCGCATCGAGGTGAAGCGGGCCTGA
- a CDS encoding O-acetylhomoserine aminocarboxypropyltransferase/cysteine synthase family protein, protein MSATHPQFETIALHGGQVADSDTKSRALPIYQTTSYVFDSAEHGAALFNLEVPGNIYTRIMNPTTAVLETRVAQLEGGIAGLAVASGQAAITLTLNTLLRGGDHIVAGDNLYGGTYNLLHHTLPRNGITTTFVDSTKPEAFRAAIKPETRAIYIEALGNPKLDVPEFEAIAAIAKAAGVPLIVDNTLPSPYLLNPLALGANIVVHSATKFLGGHGTSVAGVIVDGGTFDWKNGKFPEFTEPFAAYHGAVLADLAGPAAFITKARIEGLRDTGAALSPFNAFLILQGIETLHLRLERHGENALAIAQWLEQHPKVAWVNYPGLASNANHAAASRYFRKGAGFGGILTFGVKGGLEAGKAVINGVELFSRLANVGDAKSLIIHPASTTHQQLSSAEREATGVTEDLIRLSVGLENIQDLIADLDLALSKA, encoded by the coding sequence ATGAGCGCCACGCATCCTCAATTTGAAACCATCGCCCTCCACGGCGGCCAGGTCGCCGACAGCGACACCAAGAGCCGCGCCCTGCCCATCTACCAGACCACCAGCTACGTGTTCGATTCCGCCGAACACGGCGCCGCGCTCTTCAACCTGGAAGTGCCGGGTAACATCTACACCCGCATCATGAACCCCACCACGGCCGTGCTGGAAACACGGGTGGCCCAGCTGGAAGGCGGCATCGCGGGCCTGGCCGTGGCTTCAGGCCAGGCGGCCATCACGCTCACCCTCAACACGCTGCTGCGCGGCGGTGATCACATCGTGGCCGGCGACAACCTCTACGGCGGCACCTACAACCTGTTGCACCACACCCTGCCTCGCAACGGCATCACCACCACCTTCGTGGACTCTACGAAGCCCGAGGCCTTCCGCGCCGCGATCAAACCCGAAACCCGCGCCATCTACATCGAGGCCCTGGGCAACCCCAAGCTGGACGTGCCCGAATTCGAAGCCATCGCCGCCATCGCGAAGGCTGCCGGTGTGCCCCTCATCGTGGACAACACCCTGCCCAGCCCCTACCTGCTGAACCCCCTGGCCCTGGGCGCCAACATCGTCGTGCACAGCGCCACGAAATTCCTGGGCGGCCACGGCACCTCCGTGGCAGGCGTCATCGTGGATGGCGGCACCTTCGACTGGAAGAACGGCAAGTTCCCTGAGTTCACGGAACCCTTCGCCGCCTACCACGGCGCGGTGCTGGCCGATCTCGCGGGTCCCGCCGCCTTCATCACCAAGGCCCGCATCGAGGGCCTGCGCGACACCGGCGCCGCCCTCAGCCCCTTCAACGCCTTCCTCATTCTGCAGGGCATCGAGACCCTGCACCTGCGCTTGGAGCGCCACGGCGAAAACGCCCTCGCCATCGCCCAGTGGCTGGAGCAGCACCCCAAGGTGGCCTGGGTGAACTACCCCGGCCTCGCCAGCAACGCCAACCATGCCGCGGCCAGCCGTTACTTCCGCAAGGGCGCGGGCTTCGGCGGCATCCTCACCTTCGGCGTGAAGGGAGGTTTGGAGGCTGGCAAGGCCGTCATCAACGGGGTGGAGCTCTTCTCCCGCCTGGCCAATGTGGGCGACGCCAAGAGCCTGATCATCCATCCCGCCAGCACCACCCACCAGCAGCTGTCGAGCGCCGAGCGCGAAGCCACCGGCGTTACCGAGGATCTCATCCGCCTTTCCGTGGGCCTGGAGAACATCCAGGATCTCATCGCGGATCTGGACCTCGCGCTCTCCAAGGCCTGA
- a CDS encoding sulfate adenylyltransferase subunit 1 produces MAISTPIEPQADSQPIHADLGVLRFLTCGSVDDGKSTLIGRLLYDSKAILADALQAIERTSQKRGHAEVDLSLLTDGLQAEREQGITIDVAYRYFSTGKRSFIIADAPGHEQYTRNMVTAASTADLALILVDARKGVLTQTRRHLTLAHLVGIRHLVVVVNKMDLVGYDQAVFERIRADVLAFAQELGAEDLTFLPLSALAGDLVVDRGDNLPWYEGPTLVELLESAALEDGREELPFRLSVQWVIRPHQDFRGYAGRVASGRVKVGDALTVLPSGRHSRVKAIHLGERQLVEAIVGQSVTLELEDDLDISRGDLLADAAQPPISARSLDVDLCWLSEAPSRPGGRYLLRHGSRETRAILHGTAQRLDLNSLQRELETRLAMNDIAQLNLKLQQPLPVDPYRENRATGAFILVDETTHATVAAGFIRGAE; encoded by the coding sequence ATGGCCATCTCGACTCCCATCGAACCCCAGGCAGACAGCCAGCCGATCCACGCGGACCTGGGCGTGCTGCGCTTCCTCACCTGCGGCAGCGTGGATGACGGCAAGAGCACGCTCATCGGGCGCCTGCTCTACGACAGCAAGGCCATCCTGGCCGACGCCCTTCAGGCCATCGAACGCACCAGCCAGAAGCGCGGCCATGCGGAAGTGGACTTGAGCCTGCTCACGGACGGCCTCCAGGCCGAGCGGGAACAGGGCATCACCATCGACGTGGCCTACCGCTACTTCAGCACGGGGAAACGCAGCTTCATCATCGCGGACGCGCCGGGCCACGAGCAGTACACGCGCAACATGGTGACCGCCGCCAGCACCGCCGACCTGGCGCTGATCCTGGTGGATGCCCGCAAGGGCGTGCTCACCCAGACCCGCCGCCACCTCACGCTGGCGCATCTCGTGGGCATCCGCCACCTGGTCGTCGTGGTCAACAAGATGGATCTGGTGGGCTACGACCAGGCCGTGTTCGAGCGCATCCGTGCCGATGTGCTTGCCTTCGCGCAGGAACTGGGCGCCGAGGACCTCACCTTCCTGCCCCTGTCCGCCCTCGCCGGAGATCTGGTGGTGGACCGCGGCGACAATTTGCCCTGGTACGAGGGCCCCACCCTCGTCGAGCTGCTGGAATCCGCTGCCCTGGAGGATGGCCGCGAGGAGCTGCCCTTCCGCCTCTCCGTGCAATGGGTGATCCGCCCCCATCAGGACTTCCGCGGCTACGCGGGGCGTGTGGCCTCGGGCCGCGTGAAGGTGGGCGATGCCCTCACGGTGCTGCCCTCGGGCCGCCACAGCCGCGTGAAGGCCATCCACCTCGGCGAGCGGCAGCTGGTCGAGGCCATCGTCGGTCAGAGCGTCACCCTTGAATTGGAGGATGACCTTGACATCTCCCGGGGCGACCTACTGGCCGATGCGGCGCAACCGCCGATCTCGGCCCGCAGCCTGGATGTGGACCTCTGCTGGCTGTCCGAGGCCCCGTCGCGGCCCGGGGGCCGCTACCTGCTGCGCCACGGCAGCCGCGAGACCCGCGCCATCCTCCATGGGACCGCCCAACGGCTGGATCTGAACAGCCTGCAACGGGAACTGGAAACGCGTCTGGCCATGAACGACATCGCGCAGCTCAACCTGAAACTCCAGCAGCCCCTGCCCGTCGACCCCTACCGGGAGAACCGCGCCACCGGCGCCTTCATCCTGGTGGACGAAACCACCCACGCCACCGTGGCCGCCGGCTTCATCCGCGGCGCCGAGTAG
- a CDS encoding sulfate ABC transporter substrate-binding protein has protein sequence MNRITRSLTLIATLALGLQAQEVKLLNVSYDPTRELYQDFNAAFAKQWKAKTGQTVTINQSHGGSGKQARAVIDGLQADVVTLALAGDIDALAEKGALLPADWQKKLPQNSTPYTSTILFLVRKGNPKGIKDWNDLVRPGIQVIQPNPKTSGGARWNYLAEYGQALRAPGGNDAKAKAYITAVYRNVPVLDSGARGSTTTFIERGIGDVLVTWENEAFLALEGATKDKFDIVVPSVSILAEPPVALVEKVAAKRGTTAVAKAYLDYLYSDEGQRIVAKHHFRPRNEKAASAASHSFPKLKLFTIDEAFGGWKKAHDIHFKDGGLFDQISAVR, from the coding sequence ATGAATCGCATCACCCGCAGCCTCACCCTCATCGCCACCTTAGCCCTTGGCCTCCAGGCCCAGGAGGTGAAGCTTCTCAACGTGTCCTATGACCCCACCCGCGAGCTGTACCAGGATTTCAACGCCGCCTTCGCCAAGCAGTGGAAGGCCAAGACTGGCCAGACCGTCACCATCAATCAGTCCCACGGTGGCAGCGGCAAGCAGGCCCGCGCCGTCATCGACGGCCTGCAGGCCGACGTGGTGACCCTCGCCCTGGCGGGTGACATCGACGCCCTGGCGGAGAAGGGCGCTCTGCTGCCCGCCGACTGGCAGAAGAAGCTGCCCCAGAACAGCACGCCCTACACCTCCACCATCCTGTTCCTGGTGCGCAAGGGGAATCCCAAGGGCATCAAGGACTGGAACGATCTGGTGCGCCCCGGCATCCAGGTCATCCAGCCCAATCCCAAGACCAGCGGCGGCGCGCGCTGGAACTACCTCGCCGAGTACGGCCAGGCCCTCCGCGCCCCTGGCGGCAACGACGCCAAGGCCAAGGCCTACATCACCGCGGTCTACCGCAACGTGCCCGTGCTGGATTCCGGCGCCCGCGGGAGCACGACCACCTTCATCGAACGCGGCATCGGCGATGTTCTGGTGACCTGGGAGAACGAGGCCTTCCTCGCCCTCGAAGGCGCCACCAAGGACAAGTTCGACATCGTGGTGCCCAGCGTCAGCATCCTGGCCGAGCCGCCCGTGGCCCTGGTGGAAAAAGTGGCCGCCAAGCGCGGCACCACCGCCGTGGCCAAGGCCTACCTGGACTACCTCTACAGCGACGAAGGCCAGCGCATCGTGGCCAAGCACCACTTCCGCCCCCGCAACGAGAAGGCCGCCAGCGCCGCCAGTCACAGCTTTCCCAAGCTGAAGCTCTTCACCATCGATGAGGCCTTTGGCGGCTGGAAGAAGGCCCACGACATCCACTTCAAGGATGGCGGCCTCTTCGATCAGATCTCCGCCGTTCGCTAG
- the cysW gene encoding sulfate ABC transporter permease subunit CysW: MADSPRISVARRESLPVRWLLIFVALGYLALFLLVPLAAVFTEAFKQGTTAYLKAFEDAETWHAIRLSLLATGIAVTLNTAFGLTAAWLLGKFDFRGRNLLTSLIDLPFAVSPVISGLVFVLLFGAQGWFGPWLADHDVRLIFATPGIVLATTFVTFPFVARELTPVMQAKGCDQEEAARMLGASGWQTFWRVTVPSVKWGLLYGVILCSARAMGEFGAVSVVSGHIRGETNTLPLHIETLYNEYQFVAAFACASALSLLALVTLALKALAERRRDQSLKPETLP; this comes from the coding sequence GTGGCTGACTCACCGCGCATCTCCGTCGCCCGCCGCGAATCCCTGCCCGTCCGCTGGCTGCTCATCTTCGTGGCCCTGGGCTACCTCGCCCTCTTCCTCCTGGTGCCCCTGGCCGCCGTGTTCACCGAGGCCTTCAAGCAGGGCACCACCGCCTACCTCAAGGCCTTCGAGGATGCGGAAACCTGGCACGCCATCCGCCTCTCCCTGCTGGCCACGGGCATCGCCGTGACCCTCAACACGGCCTTCGGCCTCACGGCGGCCTGGCTGCTGGGTAAGTTCGACTTTAGGGGACGGAACCTGCTCACCAGCCTCATCGACCTTCCCTTCGCGGTGTCACCGGTGATCTCGGGCTTGGTCTTCGTGCTGCTCTTCGGCGCGCAGGGCTGGTTCGGACCCTGGCTGGCCGACCATGATGTGCGCCTCATCTTCGCCACGCCCGGCATCGTGCTGGCCACCACCTTCGTGACCTTTCCCTTCGTGGCCCGCGAGCTCACGCCGGTCATGCAGGCCAAGGGCTGCGACCAGGAGGAAGCCGCCCGCATGCTGGGCGCCAGCGGCTGGCAGACCTTCTGGCGGGTGACCGTGCCTTCGGTGAAGTGGGGCCTGCTCTACGGCGTGATTCTGTGCAGCGCGCGCGCCATGGGCGAATTCGGTGCCGTGAGCGTGGTCTCGGGCCACATCCGCGGCGAGACCAACACCCTGCCCCTCCACATCGAGACCCTCTACAACGAGTACCAGTTCGTCGCGGCCTTCGCCTGCGCCTCAGCCCTCAGCCTGCTGGCCCTGGTGACCCTGGCCCTCAAGGCCCTCGCCGAGCGGCGCCGTGATCAAAGCCTGAAACCCGAGACCCTCCCATGA
- the metA gene encoding homoserine O-succinyltransferase, producing the protein MPVKIPSSLPARGILEAENVFLIEEHQALQQDIRPLRIAILNLMPTKVATETQFLRLLGNSPLQLEVTLLHMTSHTSKNTSAEHLLEHYVSFEEVRHQRFDGLIVTGAPVETLPFEEVDYWPELTQVLDWAKTHVFSSFFICWGAQAALHHYHGVPKYPLPEKTFGVFSHQLKVRNERLVQGFDDEFFAPHSRHTETRREDILARPELVLLAESDEAGVYLVQSADRRRVFVTGHSEYDPCTLQGEYVRDLGKGLPIGVPRNYFPGDDPSREPLVRWRGHSNLLFSNWLNYFVYQEAPFDLERPDGKGKQA; encoded by the coding sequence ATGCCCGTCAAGATCCCCAGCTCCCTGCCCGCCCGGGGCATTCTCGAAGCGGAGAACGTGTTCCTCATCGAGGAGCACCAGGCTCTGCAGCAGGACATCCGTCCCCTGCGCATCGCCATCCTCAACCTGATGCCCACCAAGGTGGCCACGGAAACCCAGTTCCTGCGGCTGCTCGGCAACTCGCCGTTGCAGCTGGAGGTAACGCTGCTGCACATGACCTCCCACACCTCGAAGAACACTTCCGCCGAACACCTGCTGGAGCACTACGTCTCCTTCGAGGAGGTGCGCCACCAGCGCTTCGATGGCCTCATCGTCACGGGGGCGCCCGTGGAGACCCTGCCCTTCGAGGAGGTGGACTACTGGCCGGAGCTGACCCAGGTGCTGGACTGGGCCAAGACCCACGTCTTCTCCTCCTTCTTCATCTGCTGGGGCGCCCAGGCGGCGCTGCATCACTACCATGGCGTGCCCAAGTATCCCCTGCCCGAGAAGACGTTCGGCGTGTTCTCCCACCAGCTGAAGGTGCGCAACGAGCGGCTGGTGCAGGGCTTTGACGACGAGTTCTTCGCGCCCCACTCGCGCCACACGGAAACCCGCCGCGAGGACATCCTGGCGCGGCCGGAACTGGTGCTCCTGGCGGAATCCGACGAGGCTGGCGTGTATCTGGTGCAGTCCGCGGATCGCCGACGGGTCTTCGTCACGGGCCATTCGGAATACGATCCCTGTACCTTGCAGGGCGAGTACGTCCGCGACCTCGGCAAGGGCCTGCCCATCGGCGTTCCCCGCAACTATTTCCCCGGCGACGATCCCAGCCGCGAACCGCTGGTGCGCTGGCGGGGCCACTCCAACCTGCTGTTCTCGAACTGGCTCAACTACTTCGTCTACCAGGAAGCGCCCTTCGACCTGGAACGCCCGGATGGGAAAGGAAAGCAGGCATGA